The sequence ATGAGGTAGTTTAAAGCGACCTGAGCGGCAGTTCTTTCGTATTTCCTCCCAATCTCGGCAAGGCATTCGTTTTTAGCTAACGTTCCCTTCTCCAGTGGAGTGTAGGCAATCAACGCCATCTTTTCCCTTTTCATGTAATCGAGCAGACCATTCGTTTCGGGCCACCTATCGCGGAGCGAATATTTTACCTCGTTCGCCACAATCTCGTACTTTCTCATGGCTTCCTGGCTTCTTTTGAGCAGTTCAAGGTCGAAGTTGCTGATTCCAATGTATCTGATAAGCCCCTTATCAACGAGCTCTTCCAAAGCGTGAAGGGTCTCCTCTATCTTTTTCCAGCTTTCCCCCGGCCAGTGGAGGAGGTAGAGGTCTATGTAGGTACCGAGTCTCTTTACGCTGGCCCTCGCGGCTTTCCTGGCTTTTTCATAACCGAAGTTCGTCGGCCAGACCTTGCTGATGATGAAGATTTCCTCCCTGTCAAAGCCCTTTATTGCTTTTCCAACGAGCTCTTCGCTGTGGCCCGCTCCGTAGAATTCGGCAGTATCGATGAGGTTCATTCCAAGCTCAAGGCCGTAACGGAGGACTTCAACGCTTTCTCTATCCCTTGAGTAGTCGGGACTCTCATAGCCACCGATTCCCCACGTCCCCATTCCTATTGAAGTAACCTTGTCATCGCCTATCCTCTTGAGGTCAGAAACCCGTGGCATTCTTCACACCGCAAAAATTAGGAATCCTAACTTAATTAAAGTTTCCGTCTAAACGCTAAAATGGCCAGATGTGTGGAGCGAAGGTTTATAAAAGCGTGGCCGTTGGGGGAGTGGGTGATACTATGGATCCAATGTCTAAGGTTTTTGAAGAGGCCAAGAAAAATCCAAAGATGAAGAAAAAGCTCAGGGTAAAAGCCATTTTTTCATTGGTGTTGCTCGTGGCATTCATGGGTGTTATCTTTATAACTTTGGGGACGCTCATATCTTCCAAACAGGGGCATTTCTTAGGAATGACTCAGCTCGACTTTTTGAAACTTAGGGCTAGATATGGAATTTTCATGATGGTTTTGATAACAGCTCACCTGTTGATGAACAGAAGTATAAT comes from Thermococcus sp. and encodes:
- a CDS encoding aldo/keto reductase; its protein translation is MPRVSDLKRIGDDKVTSIGMGTWGIGGYESPDYSRDRESVEVLRYGLELGMNLIDTAEFYGAGHSEELVGKAIKGFDREEIFIISKVWPTNFGYEKARKAARASVKRLGTYIDLYLLHWPGESWKKIEETLHALEELVDKGLIRYIGISNFDLELLKRSQEAMRKYEIVANEVKYSLRDRWPETNGLLDYMKREKMALIAYTPLEKGTLAKNECLAEIGRKYERTAAQVALNYL